One stretch of Deltaproteobacteria bacterium DNA includes these proteins:
- a CDS encoding phosphoglucosamine mutase yields MGTKRTHARRLFGTDGIRGVANVEPMTAETALRLGRAAAHVFRRDARRHKIIIGKDTRISGYLFESALTAGFCSMGVDVLLVGPMPTPAIAFLTRSLRADAGVVISASHNAYQDNGIKFFAESGFKLPDEVEAEIEHYMNDGALDAVRPTADAVGKAFRIDDALGRYNVFVKQAFPRELTLEGVRIAIDCAHGAAYRVAPEVLQELGATVFARGVDPDGLNINHECGALHPAPLQDLVRRERAQIGIALDGDADRAIFVDETGEIVDGDAVLAILADELLVYERLKDRTVVATVMSNLGLEIALRERGARLVRVPVGDRYVVEEMRRTGCNLGGEQSGHVVLLDHSTTGDGLLTALRLLAVLVRRQRPLSELRQIMTRFPQRLVNVPVKQRRELNTVPAVQRVIDSVTRRLGDRGRVLVRYSGTEPLLRVMVEAEQLDQVDACVDEIAQAIQKHLAT; encoded by the coding sequence ATGGGGACGAAACGCACGCACGCTCGCCGGCTGTTCGGTACCGATGGTATTCGGGGCGTGGCCAACGTCGAGCCGATGACCGCCGAGACCGCCTTGCGACTGGGGCGTGCGGCGGCGCATGTCTTTCGCCGCGATGCTCGCCGGCACAAGATCATCATCGGCAAGGACACGCGCATCTCCGGCTATCTGTTCGAGAGTGCGCTGACGGCTGGCTTCTGCTCGATGGGCGTCGATGTACTGCTGGTTGGGCCGATGCCGACGCCGGCGATCGCATTTCTCACCCGCAGCCTGCGCGCCGATGCGGGCGTGGTGATTTCCGCCTCGCACAACGCGTATCAAGACAACGGAATAAAGTTCTTTGCCGAAAGCGGCTTCAAACTCCCCGACGAGGTCGAGGCGGAGATCGAGCACTATATGAATGATGGTGCCCTCGACGCCGTGCGGCCCACCGCCGACGCCGTGGGCAAGGCGTTTCGCATCGACGATGCGCTCGGACGTTACAACGTGTTCGTGAAGCAAGCCTTCCCGCGCGAGCTGACGCTCGAAGGCGTGCGCATCGCGATCGACTGTGCGCACGGCGCCGCCTATCGCGTCGCCCCTGAAGTGTTGCAAGAACTCGGAGCGACGGTGTTCGCGCGCGGCGTCGATCCGGACGGCCTCAACATCAATCACGAGTGCGGTGCCCTCCACCCGGCGCCGCTGCAGGATCTCGTGCGTCGGGAGCGCGCGCAAATCGGAATCGCGCTCGATGGCGATGCCGATCGCGCCATCTTCGTCGACGAAACCGGCGAGATCGTCGACGGCGACGCCGTGCTCGCCATCCTCGCCGATGAACTCCTCGTCTACGAGCGGCTCAAGGATCGCACAGTCGTGGCCACGGTGATGAGCAATCTCGGCCTCGAGATTGCGCTGCGCGAACGTGGAGCGCGGCTCGTGCGCGTCCCGGTCGGCGACCGCTACGTAGTCGAGGAGATGCGTCGCACGGGGTGCAACCTGGGCGGCGAACAATCCGGCCACGTCGTGCTGCTCGATCACAGCACCACCGGCGACGGCTTGCTCACGGCGTTGCGGTTGCTTGCCGTGCTGGTTCGGCGGCAACGGCCGCTCAGCGAACTGCGGCAGATTATGACACGGTTTCCTCAGCGCCTGGTCAACGTTCCGGTGAAGCAGCGCCGCGAGCTGAACACGGTGCCGGCGGTTCAACGAGTTATCGATAGCGTGACGAGGCGGTTGGGAGATCGCGGCCGCGTGCTGGTGCGCTATTCCGGGACGGAGCCGCTGTTGCGTGTGATGGTCGAAGCCGAGCAGCTCGATCAAGTCGACGCCTGCGTGGACGAGATCGCGCAGGCGATCCAGAAACATTTGGCGACGTAG
- the tilS gene encoding tRNA lysidine(34) synthetase TilS produces MQREVASFLRAVRHTLAHYEMVAPGDHVLVALSGGADSVATLAALVHLAPRLAITVSATHVHHGLRGAESDRDAALAGSVAAQLNVPFHLHHLSSALQRGGNTEERARCARYDALDRAARQVGATKIATGHTRNDQAETVLLRIVRGSGPSGLAGVRPVRDGRIIRPLLACTRAQVEAFVAAGALPFCEDSSNRDGRFLRNRIRHEVLPLLRDLNPRIDRALADLATLSQLRDRGPAQGVTSEVGWLSVAALQELPTGLRRDLVRDWLRTQRGSARGLALHHVTAVLDLLRDGRPNRGVDLPGGTVLREYDRVRFVAARIAAAVPPPCLLAPGERVAFRDWQIAAGPVERYTGDPLPRDLWSAVVDADTIAGTFTVRNPVPGDRVRPCGMTGRKKLSDILIDRRVPRALRASCPVVQSGAEVVWVPGVVRSVCGLIGRRTRRVVWLRVEGGGRPLLG; encoded by the coding sequence GTGCAACGCGAAGTCGCTTCATTTCTACGGGCCGTGCGCCATACCCTCGCGCACTACGAGATGGTCGCGCCCGGCGATCACGTGTTGGTCGCGCTCTCGGGCGGCGCCGACTCGGTGGCGACGCTGGCGGCGCTGGTGCACCTCGCTCCCCGGCTCGCGATTACGGTGAGTGCAACGCACGTGCATCACGGGCTGCGCGGTGCGGAATCGGATCGTGATGCGGCGCTGGCCGGCTCGGTTGCAGCGCAACTCAACGTGCCGTTCCACCTGCACCACCTCTCGTCCGCGCTGCAGCGGGGTGGCAACACCGAGGAGCGGGCGCGGTGCGCGCGCTACGACGCGCTGGACCGTGCGGCTCGCCAAGTGGGGGCGACCAAGATCGCCACCGGCCATACGCGGAACGATCAGGCCGAGACCGTGCTCCTGCGCATCGTGCGCGGCAGTGGGCCGAGTGGACTCGCCGGTGTGCGGCCGGTGCGCGACGGGCGCATCATCCGCCCGCTGCTCGCTTGCACGCGCGCGCAGGTCGAGGCATTCGTGGCGGCGGGAGCGCTGCCGTTCTGTGAAGACAGCAGCAATCGCGATGGTCGATTTCTCCGCAATCGTATTCGCCACGAAGTGTTGCCGCTGCTGCGCGATCTGAATCCGCGCATCGATCGCGCCCTCGCTGATCTGGCGACTCTCAGCCAGTTGCGCGACAGAGGACCGGCGCAGGGTGTGACCAGCGAGGTGGGCTGGCTCTCGGTCGCCGCACTGCAAGAGTTGCCGACCGGGTTGCGGCGCGACCTGGTCCGTGACTGGTTGCGTACGCAGCGCGGTAGCGCGCGCGGACTCGCGTTGCATCACGTGACCGCCGTGCTCGATCTGTTGCGTGACGGTCGGCCCAACCGTGGCGTCGATCTGCCGGGTGGAACCGTGTTGCGGGAATACGATCGTGTGCGCTTCGTGGCGGCTAGGATCGCAGCGGCGGTTCCGCCGCCGTGTCTGCTAGCGCCGGGCGAACGAGTCGCGTTTCGCGATTGGCAGATCGCGGCGGGGCCGGTCGAGCGATACACCGGCGATCCGCTGCCGCGCGATCTCTGGAGCGCCGTCGTCGATGCCGACACGATTGCCGGCACCTTCACGGTGCGGAATCCCGTGCCCGGCGACCGGGTTCGACCCTGCGGAATGACTGGGCGGAAGAAATTGTCCGACATCCTCATCGACCGGCGTGTGCCACGAGCCTTGCGGGCGAGTTGCCCGGTCGTTCAATCCGGTGCCGAGGTGGTGTGGGTGCCGGGGGTGGTTCGCAGTGTCTGCGGACTGATCGGTCGGCGAACGCGACGGGTGGTCTGGTTGCGGGTCGAAGGTGGCGGACGACCATTGCTGGGATAG
- a CDS encoding NAD(P)H-hydrate dehydratase yields MILVSAAEMRRLDQLTIEHGTPGHVLMERAGQGASTALLHWFPHVRRKSVVIVAGKGNNGGDGFVMARLLRRRGVRTRVALLGHQSDVKGDAARHLAAFVKGRGVVEEITTASDLERLSEHISGAALAVDAIFGTGLNAPVTGFAADVIELMNGSGTPIFAVDIPSGLGADRGVPLGTCVQAEATATFGFAKLGQLLYPGADYCGELAVVDIGITPAAVDIVSPAARAIERGAIAGLVPRRRRDAHKGDSGHALVIAGSRGKTGAAQLAARAALRAGAGLVTLAGPASLNAILCAAAPEVMTAPLPDHDDRLVFDASQLARLLEGKSCVVVGPGLGTHDDAQRTVRWLLEHAEIPVVADADALTCMVGLPEWPRARAALIVTPHPGEMARLTNSDSAAVQSDRVGVARRFADAKECVVVLKGARSVIASSDGAAWINLSGNSGMAAGGMGDVLSGILGALLAQGLDPIEAVQLGVYVHGAAADEIVAARGSELGLLASEVSDRLPHTLGRLVASVDG; encoded by the coding sequence ATGATCCTCGTTTCCGCCGCGGAGATGCGGCGCCTCGATCAGCTCACGATCGAACACGGCACACCGGGTCATGTGTTGATGGAGCGGGCGGGGCAGGGCGCCTCGACCGCGCTGCTGCACTGGTTCCCGCACGTGCGGCGCAAGTCGGTTGTCATCGTGGCTGGCAAAGGCAACAACGGCGGCGATGGCTTCGTGATGGCGCGGTTGCTGCGCCGCCGCGGCGTGCGCACGCGTGTGGCCCTGCTCGGGCACCAGAGCGACGTCAAAGGCGATGCCGCGCGCCATCTCGCCGCGTTCGTGAAGGGTCGCGGCGTGGTGGAAGAGATTACCACGGCGAGCGATCTCGAACGCCTGAGCGAACACATCAGTGGCGCCGCCCTCGCGGTTGATGCGATCTTCGGCACTGGACTCAATGCGCCGGTGACTGGTTTCGCCGCCGATGTGATCGAGCTGATGAACGGCAGCGGTACGCCGATCTTCGCCGTCGACATTCCCTCGGGTCTCGGCGCCGATCGTGGCGTGCCGTTGGGTACCTGCGTACAGGCCGAAGCGACGGCGACCTTCGGCTTCGCCAAACTTGGCCAGCTCTTGTATCCCGGCGCTGACTACTGCGGCGAGTTGGCGGTCGTCGACATCGGCATCACGCCGGCCGCCGTGGACATCGTCAGCCCGGCAGCGCGCGCGATCGAGCGCGGTGCGATCGCTGGGCTGGTGCCGCGGCGGCGGCGTGATGCACACAAAGGCGACAGCGGGCACGCGCTAGTCATCGCTGGCTCGCGCGGCAAGACCGGGGCGGCGCAACTCGCGGCGCGTGCTGCGCTGCGTGCGGGGGCCGGACTCGTCACGCTCGCGGGCCCCGCATCGCTCAACGCGATTCTGTGTGCGGCGGCGCCCGAGGTGATGACGGCACCACTGCCTGATCATGATGATCGCCTGGTTTTCGACGCCTCGCAGTTGGCGCGACTGCTCGAAGGCAAGTCGTGTGTCGTGGTTGGTCCCGGTTTGGGGACGCACGACGATGCGCAGCGCACCGTGCGGTGGCTGCTGGAGCACGCGGAGATTCCCGTGGTGGCCGATGCTGACGCGCTGACCTGCATGGTTGGGTTGCCGGAGTGGCCACGAGCGCGGGCGGCGCTGATCGTGACCCCCCATCCGGGCGAGATGGCGCGCCTGACGAATTCCGACAGCGCCGCGGTGCAAAGCGATCGCGTCGGCGTTGCGCGGCGCTTCGCCGATGCCAAGGAGTGTGTGGTCGTGCTGAAGGGCGCGCGCAGCGTGATCGCGAGTTCGGACGGTGCGGCGTGGATCAATCTCAGCGGCAACAGCGGCATGGCCGCCGGCGGCATGGGCGACGTGTTGTCGGGGATTCTCGGCGCGTTGCTGGCGCAGGGACTCGATCCGATCGAAGCCGTGCAACTGGGTGTGTACGTCCACGGCGCCGCTGCGGACGAGATCGTCGCGGCTCGCGGTTCGGAGTTGGGACTCCTCGCGTCGGAAGTGAGCGATCGTTTACCGCACACGCTGGGACGGCTGGTCGCATCAGTGGACGGTTGA
- a CDS encoding FAD-dependent oxidoreductase: protein MSPYLSVIERVVEHTPDTRSLFLRVPTDRSFRFIPGQFISLQLTIDGHSLVRPYSIASDPEQSGVLEICLNIVPGGLVSAYLFSLRVDAPLSFTGPWGTFTLAGPPTVETVFIADGTGIAPIRPMLRRALATERAAPVRLHYRAQSEAELLYLAEWQALAQQHRWFSFEPIIAPSCAVLLERMQARYVAADQDRGRSFYICGVGDVVTRLRDTLRGAGYARRAVQYEKW from the coding sequence ATGAGTCCGTACCTCAGCGTCATTGAGCGCGTCGTCGAACACACGCCCGACACTCGCTCGCTGTTCCTGCGCGTGCCGACGGATCGCAGCTTCCGTTTCATTCCGGGACAGTTCATCTCGTTGCAACTGACCATCGATGGCCACAGCCTGGTGCGGCCGTACTCGATCGCGTCGGATCCGGAGCAGTCCGGCGTGTTGGAGATCTGTCTCAACATCGTTCCGGGCGGTCTCGTGAGCGCGTATCTGTTCAGTCTCCGCGTCGACGCACCGCTGTCGTTCACGGGACCGTGGGGCACCTTCACGCTCGCGGGCCCTCCGACAGTGGAGACCGTTTTCATCGCTGATGGCACCGGCATCGCCCCCATCCGTCCAATGCTGCGGCGCGCGTTGGCAACCGAACGCGCTGCGCCCGTGCGCTTGCACTATCGTGCGCAGTCGGAGGCAGAGCTGTTGTACCTCGCCGAATGGCAGGCACTGGCGCAACAGCATCGGTGGTTCAGCTTCGAGCCGATCATCGCACCGTCGTGTGCGGTGCTGCTGGAGCGCATGCAAGCCCGCTACGTCGCGGCGGATCAGGATCGCGGGCGCAGCTTCTACATCTGTGGCGTCGGCGACGTCGTTACCCGCTTGCGCGACACGTTGCGCGGCGCGGGCTACGCGCGACGCGCAGTGCAATACGAAAAGTGGTAG
- a CDS encoding 2Fe-2S iron-sulfur cluster binding domain-containing protein has protein sequence MAKLRVLYETGDPERVIEFDPRKAPFQHDGLPGSVLDVLLGHDLHLDHACGGNCACTTCHVVVKGGAEHLSESSESEEDLLDKAPGLTPTSRLGCQAVIEADAEVVVLIPRFTINQQ, from the coding sequence ATGGCGAAACTGCGCGTCCTATACGAAACCGGCGACCCCGAACGCGTGATCGAGTTCGATCCCCGCAAGGCCCCATTTCAGCACGACGGCCTACCGGGCTCGGTGCTCGATGTGCTGCTGGGGCACGATCTCCATCTCGATCATGCCTGCGGTGGCAATTGCGCGTGCACCACCTGCCACGTGGTCGTGAAGGGCGGCGCTGAGCATCTCTCGGAGAGTTCCGAGAGTGAAGAAGATCTCCTCGACAAGGCGCCCGGCCTGACACCGACTTCACGGCTCGGCTGCCAGGCGGTGATTGAGGCCGATGCCGAAGTGGTGGTGCTGATTCCGCGGTTCACCATCAATCAACAGTAA
- a CDS encoding TIGR00159 family protein has product MLELLANFRIQDAVDIVLIGFVVYRIIDLIRGTRAAQMLIGLAVVFVTYLSSQYFDLYTLNWILDNFLSSFLLLIVVIFQNDIRRALTQVGAGSLFGAERGVAHQDIEEVIRSTVALAGKRIGALIVFEREVGLNEYIEVGTRLDARVSRELLLSIFMPTSPIHDGALILQKGRITAAGCFLPLTTNPNVSKTLGTRHRAAIGLTEETDAVVVVVSEEEGSISMVREGRITRDLDAGTLRSTLLKLLVE; this is encoded by the coding sequence ATGCTCGAACTGCTGGCCAACTTCCGCATTCAGGATGCCGTCGACATCGTCCTGATTGGGTTTGTGGTCTACCGCATCATCGATCTCATCCGCGGCACGCGCGCTGCACAGATGCTGATCGGCCTCGCTGTCGTCTTCGTCACCTATCTGTCGTCGCAATATTTCGATCTCTACACGCTCAACTGGATCCTCGACAACTTCCTCAGCTCCTTCCTGTTGCTGATCGTGGTGATCTTCCAGAACGACATCCGCCGCGCGCTCACGCAGGTCGGGGCCGGCTCGCTGTTCGGCGCCGAGCGCGGAGTCGCACACCAGGACATCGAGGAAGTCATCCGGTCCACCGTCGCCTTGGCGGGCAAGCGCATCGGGGCGCTGATTGTCTTTGAGCGCGAAGTTGGTCTCAACGAGTACATCGAGGTCGGTACTCGGCTGGACGCGCGCGTCAGCCGCGAGTTGCTGCTCAGCATCTTCATGCCGACGTCGCCGATTCACGACGGGGCGCTGATCCTCCAGAAGGGTCGCATCACCGCCGCCGGCTGCTTCCTCCCGCTGACGACCAACCCGAACGTCAGCAAGACGCTGGGCACGCGCCATCGCGCCGCGATCGGGTTGACTGAGGAGACCGACGCCGTGGTGGTTGTGGTCTCCGAAGAAGAAGGCAGCATCTCAATGGTGCGTGAGGGCCGCATCACGCGCGACCTCGACGCCGGCACGCTGCGCAGCACGCTGCTGAAGTTGTTGGTCGAATGA
- a CDS encoding TIGR01777 family protein, which translates to MTIIVTGATGFIGTALCRALHEAGHRVIALSRSGAAARRQLGERVEVIEWSSPQWQSEVAAADAVINLAGESIASGRWTAARKQAIVRSRLDTTEQVVKAMRAGGKPRRVFISASAVGYYGPHADETLDETAAAGSGFLADVCRAWEHEAQAAEALGVRVVRLRLGVVLGDGGGALARMVLPFKLYAGGPLGSGQQWLSWIHRDDVVGLIRFALEHDTIAGALNATAPDPQRMRDFCQTLGKVMGRPSWAPVPAVVLRLALGEMADMLLSGQRVLPAAAQRAGYIFQFPRLEPALREVLG; encoded by the coding sequence ATGACCATCATCGTCACTGGGGCAACCGGTTTCATCGGTACGGCACTGTGCCGGGCACTACACGAAGCTGGGCACCGCGTCATCGCGCTCTCGCGTAGCGGCGCCGCCGCGCGCCGCCAACTCGGCGAGCGGGTTGAAGTGATCGAGTGGTCGTCGCCGCAATGGCAGAGCGAAGTCGCCGCGGCCGACGCGGTGATCAATCTCGCCGGCGAGTCGATCGCCAGCGGGCGCTGGACGGCGGCGCGCAAGCAGGCGATCGTGCGCAGCCGCCTCGATACCACCGAACAAGTTGTCAAGGCGATGCGCGCGGGCGGTAAACCGCGGCGTGTATTCATCAGCGCGTCGGCGGTCGGTTACTATGGCCCTCATGCCGACGAAACTCTCGATGAAACCGCCGCGGCCGGCAGCGGCTTCCTCGCCGACGTATGTCGCGCTTGGGAGCACGAAGCGCAGGCGGCCGAAGCGCTCGGCGTCCGCGTGGTACGACTCCGCCTCGGTGTCGTGTTGGGCGACGGCGGCGGTGCGCTCGCGCGCATGGTGCTGCCGTTCAAGCTCTACGCCGGTGGTCCGCTGGGAAGCGGGCAACAGTGGCTCTCATGGATTCACCGCGACGATGTGGTCGGCTTGATAAGATTCGCCTTGGAGCACGATACGATCGCGGGCGCGTTGAACGCGACCGCACCCGACCCGCAGCGCATGCGCGACTTCTGCCAGACGCTGGGCAAAGTGATGGGCCGCCCGTCGTGGGCGCCGGTGCCCGCGGTCGTCCTCCGTCTCGCTTTGGGCGAAATGGCCGACATGCTCCTCAGCGGCCAGCGCGTGCTCCCCGCCGCGGCACAACGTGCCGGCTACATCTTTCAGTTTCCGCGGCTCGAACCGGCGCTGCGCGAGGTTCTCGGTTAG
- a CDS encoding LamG domain-containing protein: protein MSSTARWIAGLVGIVTLIAGAVALRRYVATTQPPPLAEPVARRMGWTPAVPRRAQPEYEAGGDEADNGGGSAPRETNAAPGAPPIEPAVRTSTDTSVTPAPGRGGAAKVAKIEQTDEAVEAAPAKRSEKDKTGPALMLSFDGTVSAADQTAPAIQQDIEFDRSSGAALFPSAAVLAFADSGGVDPASSTIALWIRRETDPEDGKGRGLVELLPGTWQNRLELGMGPHYIRFLFTPDDGRELSVGSGIEFAKGEWHHVAITWGDALMSLYIDGALKDDRTFESAFNPPLQTPLYIASSVKGVSAEAAPISLRSFVVLQHSAPAEEIAALMSETAPPK, encoded by the coding sequence ATGTCGTCCACCGCGCGCTGGATCGCTGGCCTGGTCGGTATCGTCACCCTGATTGCGGGCGCCGTCGCGTTGCGGCGTTATGTCGCGACCACCCAGCCCCCGCCCTTGGCGGAGCCGGTCGCGCGCCGGATGGGGTGGACGCCGGCGGTGCCGCGTCGGGCGCAACCCGAGTACGAAGCTGGCGGTGACGAGGCGGACAACGGCGGCGGAAGCGCGCCGCGTGAAACAAACGCCGCGCCCGGCGCACCGCCCATTGAGCCCGCCGTGCGAACGTCAACGGACACATCGGTGACCCCAGCCCCTGGTCGCGGAGGTGCGGCCAAGGTGGCGAAGATCGAACAGACCGACGAGGCCGTCGAAGCTGCACCCGCCAAGCGTTCCGAGAAGGACAAGACCGGTCCGGCGCTGATGCTGAGCTTCGACGGTACGGTGTCCGCCGCGGATCAGACCGCTCCAGCGATTCAGCAGGACATCGAATTCGATCGCAGCTCGGGTGCGGCCTTGTTTCCCTCCGCGGCGGTGTTGGCGTTCGCCGACTCCGGCGGGGTTGATCCCGCAAGCAGCACGATCGCGCTCTGGATACGGCGCGAGACTGACCCGGAGGATGGTAAGGGGCGCGGGCTGGTCGAGTTGCTTCCCGGCACGTGGCAGAACCGGCTCGAGTTGGGGATGGGACCGCACTACATCCGCTTCCTGTTCACCCCGGACGACGGCCGCGAGCTCAGTGTCGGCAGCGGGATCGAGTTCGCGAAAGGCGAATGGCATCACGTGGCCATCACCTGGGGCGATGCGTTGATGTCGCTCTATATCGACGGCGCGCTGAAGGATGACCGCACGTTCGAAAGCGCGTTCAATCCGCCTCTGCAAACGCCGCTTTATATCGCGTCTTCGGTTAAGGGAGTCTCCGCGGAAGCCGCGCCGATCTCGCTACGCAGTTTCGTCGTGCTGCAGCACAGCGCTCCGGCTGAGGAGATCGCCGCGTTGATGTCGGAGACCGCTCCGCCAAAGTAG
- the pdxJ gene encoding pyridoxine 5'-phosphate synthase, whose protein sequence is MARPIYLGVNIDHVATLRQARRTTYPSILDAAGAAERGGADGITVHLREDRRHIQDGDVDQLRIHIATKLNLEMAATEEMVRNACRLRPQDACIVPEKRAELTTEGGLDAAGQIETMSRVVSALRDAGIRVSLFIDPDERQIEATMRLGADAIEIHTGKYADATAAVERAVELRRIQSAAQRAAAAGLIVNAGHGLNLANVDAIAAIPEIHELNIGHSLVAHALFVGLEQAVREMKALMVAARSR, encoded by the coding sequence ATGGCGCGGCCGATTTATCTCGGAGTCAACATCGATCACGTTGCGACGTTAAGGCAAGCGCGCCGCACGACGTACCCGTCGATACTGGACGCTGCGGGCGCGGCTGAGCGCGGGGGCGCGGACGGCATCACCGTTCATCTGCGCGAAGATCGTCGCCACATCCAAGACGGCGATGTCGATCAGTTGCGGATCCACATCGCCACGAAGCTCAATCTCGAGATGGCGGCGACGGAAGAGATGGTGCGCAATGCGTGTCGCTTGCGGCCGCAGGACGCGTGCATCGTGCCGGAGAAGCGAGCGGAGTTGACGACCGAGGGCGGGCTCGACGCGGCAGGGCAGATCGAGACGATGAGCCGCGTCGTCAGTGCGTTGCGCGACGCGGGCATCCGCGTGAGTCTGTTCATCGATCCGGACGAACGCCAGATCGAGGCGACCATGCGACTCGGCGCCGATGCCATCGAAATCCACACCGGCAAGTACGCCGATGCGACCGCCGCCGTGGAGCGCGCCGTCGAGCTGCGCCGCATCCAGTCGGCTGCGCAGCGCGCCGCCGCTGCTGGCCTGATCGTCAATGCCGGCCACGGTTTGAATCTCGCCAATGTTGATGCGATCGCGGCGATCCCCGAGATTCATGAACTCAACATCGGGCACAGCCTGGTCGCGCACGCACTGTTCGTCGGCTTGGAGCAAGCGGTGCGGGAAATGAAGGCGCTCATGGTTGCCGCACGCAGCCGGTGA
- a CDS encoding ATP-dependent metallopeptidase FtsH/Yme1/Tma family protein, with the protein MNQISRNVALWLVLGLMFLLLFNLFNKQQAREPDIIFSEFVAALDKGDLTEVTIQGHNIKGKFHNGERFKTFAPEDPELIKLLRAKGVKITAKPEDSDPWYITILLQWFPMLLLIGVWIFFMRQMQVGGGKAMSFGKSRAKLLTENSQKVTFTDVAGIDEAKEEIEEIIAFLKDPKKFTKLGGRIPKGVLLVGAPGTGKTLLARAIAGEAGVPFFSISGSDFVEMFVGVGASRVRDLFVQGKKNAPCIIFIDEIDAVGRHRGAGLGGGHDEREQTLNQLLVEMDGFEANEGVIMIAATNRPDVLDPALLRAGRFDRRVVVPRPDVKGREGILRVHTRRVPLAEDVDLPTLARGTPGFAGADLENLVNEAALLAARNGLERVAMRDFELAKDKVMMGSERRSMIITLEERRNTAFHEAGHALVAKLIPGADPIHKVTIIPRGTALGLTQQLPIDEKHTYSKEYLMQNLAILFGGRVAEELILQHMTTGAGNDIEKATELARRMVCEWGMSEHLGPMTFGKRNEEIFLGRDFAQMQDYSERTAREIDNEVRRIIQDSYQRARDLLEANLDSLHRIAETLLEKESLDGAEIDEILRSVRGDNGSVPISAAGADARA; encoded by the coding sequence GTGAACCAGATCTCACGTAATGTCGCGCTTTGGCTCGTACTGGGCCTCATGTTCCTGCTGCTCTTCAACCTCTTCAACAAGCAGCAGGCGCGCGAACCGGACATTATCTTCAGCGAATTCGTTGCGGCTCTCGACAAGGGCGACCTCACCGAGGTCACCATTCAGGGTCACAACATCAAGGGAAAGTTCCACAACGGCGAGCGCTTCAAGACTTTTGCGCCGGAAGACCCGGAACTGATCAAGCTGCTGCGGGCGAAGGGCGTGAAGATCACCGCCAAGCCGGAAGACAGCGATCCGTGGTACATCACCATCCTGTTGCAATGGTTCCCGATGCTGCTGCTCATCGGCGTATGGATCTTCTTCATGCGCCAGATGCAGGTCGGTGGCGGCAAGGCGATGTCGTTTGGCAAGAGCCGGGCAAAGTTGCTGACCGAGAATTCACAGAAGGTTACCTTCACCGACGTGGCCGGCATCGATGAAGCCAAGGAAGAAATCGAAGAGATCATCGCCTTTCTGAAGGATCCGAAAAAGTTCACTAAGCTCGGCGGTCGCATTCCCAAGGGCGTGCTGCTGGTCGGTGCGCCCGGCACCGGCAAAACCTTGCTGGCGCGCGCGATTGCGGGCGAGGCCGGGGTGCCGTTCTTCTCGATCAGTGGTTCGGACTTCGTCGAGATGTTTGTCGGCGTCGGCGCGTCGCGAGTGCGCGACCTGTTCGTGCAAGGCAAGAAAAACGCGCCGTGCATCATCTTCATTGACGAGATCGACGCGGTTGGTCGCCATCGCGGCGCCGGCCTCGGTGGTGGTCACGACGAACGAGAGCAGACACTCAATCAGTTGCTGGTGGAGATGGACGGTTTTGAAGCCAACGAAGGCGTGATCATGATCGCCGCCACCAACCGCCCCGACGTGCTCGATCCGGCTCTCCTGCGCGCCGGTCGTTTCGATCGTCGCGTCGTGGTCCCGCGCCCCGACGTGAAGGGCCGCGAAGGCATTCTGCGCGTGCACACTCGTCGTGTGCCGCTGGCCGAGGATGTCGATCTGCCGACGCTGGCTCGTGGGACACCGGGTTTTGCCGGTGCCGATCTCGAGAACCTGGTCAATGAAGCCGCACTGCTGGCCGCGCGCAACGGTCTTGAACGCGTCGCGATGCGCGACTTCGAGTTGGCCAAAGACAAGGTGATGATGGGCTCGGAACGGCGCAGCATGATCATCACTCTCGAAGAGCGCCGCAATACCGCCTTCCACGAAGCCGGACACGCGCTGGTCGCCAAGCTCATCCCCGGCGCCGATCCGATTCATAAGGTGACCATCATTCCGCGCGGCACCGCGCTCGGACTCACGCAGCAACTGCCAATCGACGAGAAGCACACGTACTCGAAAGAATACCTGATGCAGAACCTGGCGATCCTGTTCGGCGGTCGGGTCGCGGAAGAGCTGATCCTGCAACACATGACGACGGGTGCCGGTAATGACATCGAGAAGGCCACCGAATTGGCGCGCCGGATGGTCTGCGAGTGGGGCATGAGCGAGCACCTTGGGCCGATGACCTTCGGCAAGCGCAACGAGGAGATCTTTCTCGGCCGCGACTTCGCGCAGATGCAAGACTACTCCGAGCGCACCGCCCGCGAGATCGACAACGAAGTCCGCCGGATCATCCAGGATAGCTATCAGAGGGCGCGTGATCTGCTCGAAGCCAATCTCGATTCGCTGCATCGAATCGCGGAGACTCTACTCGAGAAGGAATCGCTTGACGGGGCCGAAATCGACGAGATCCTTCGCAGCGTGCGCGGGGACAACGGCTCGGTTCCGATCAGCGCCGCCGGCGCCGATGCGCGGGCCTGA